A region from the Haloarcula limicola genome encodes:
- the lysA gene encoding diaminopimelate decarboxylase → MSHDSPPVRRLADWDHDRLGRLAAEHATPLYVVDLDRVAANYERFASAFPDAHVMYAAKAHTGRAVLSKLLETGADIECAAWGELQRAIDAGADPDTLQYTAVNPPDRDLDYATDLAEEHPGLTVTGGARDTFDRLEARGYDGRVAIRINPGIGTGHHEKVATGKDAKFGVPYDEVPELAEELNERFDLVGIHAHAGSGVLHDDLDDHCRAISKVADMGRTVEDRVGGLEFVDFGGGFGVPYREDEEPLDMRVVGEKVRDAVGELEAQIKLEPGRYVVADAELILTEVNTIKETPAATVVGVDASLATLIRPAMFDSYHPIRNLTAPERAAEPVSVGGPCCTSADVFCTDRPIARPEREDLLAIGNAGAYGYELANQFHSQPRPAEVAIEGGETRVVRERETLEDVTRLER, encoded by the coding sequence ATGAGCCACGATTCGCCGCCGGTCCGCCGCCTCGCGGACTGGGACCACGACCGACTCGGTCGGCTGGCGGCCGAACACGCCACGCCGCTGTACGTCGTCGACCTCGACCGCGTCGCCGCGAACTACGAGCGGTTCGCGTCGGCCTTTCCCGACGCCCACGTCATGTACGCCGCGAAGGCCCACACCGGCCGCGCGGTGCTCTCGAAGCTACTCGAAACGGGCGCGGATATCGAGTGCGCCGCGTGGGGAGAGCTCCAGCGGGCCATCGACGCGGGCGCGGACCCGGACACGCTCCAGTACACCGCCGTCAACCCGCCCGATAGGGACCTCGACTACGCCACGGACCTCGCCGAAGAGCACCCCGGCCTGACCGTCACCGGCGGGGCGCGGGACACCTTCGACCGCCTCGAAGCGCGCGGCTACGACGGCCGCGTCGCCATCCGCATCAATCCCGGTATCGGCACCGGCCACCACGAGAAGGTGGCGACGGGCAAGGACGCGAAGTTCGGCGTCCCCTACGACGAGGTCCCCGAACTCGCCGAGGAGTTGAACGAACGGTTCGACCTCGTCGGCATCCACGCCCACGCCGGCAGCGGCGTCCTCCACGACGACTTGGACGACCACTGCCGCGCTATCAGCAAGGTGGCGGACATGGGCCGCACCGTCGAGGACCGCGTCGGCGGACTGGAGTTCGTCGACTTCGGCGGCGGCTTCGGCGTCCCGTACCGCGAGGACGAGGAGCCGCTCGACATGCGGGTCGTGGGGGAGAAGGTCCGCGACGCCGTCGGGGAGCTAGAAGCGCAGATCAAGCTGGAGCCCGGCCGTTACGTCGTCGCCGACGCCGAGTTGATCCTCACCGAGGTCAACACCATAAAGGAGACGCCGGCGGCCACCGTCGTCGGCGTGGACGCCTCGCTGGCGACGCTCATCCGCCCGGCGATGTTCGACTCCTACCACCCTATCCGTAACCTCACCGCACCTGAGCGTGCGGCCGAGCCGGTCTCCGTCGGCGGTCCCTGCTGTACGAGCGCCGACGTGTTCTGTACGGACCGCCCCATCGCACGTCCGGAGCGGGAGGACCTGCTGGCCATCGGCAACGCCGGCGCGTACGGCTACGAGCTCGCCAATCAGTTCCACTCCCAGCCCCGGCCCGCCGAGGTGGCTATCGAGGGCGGCGAGACGCGCGTCGTCCGCGAGCGCGAGACGCTCGAAGACGTCACCCGCCTCGAACGATGA
- a CDS encoding M20 family metallopeptidase, which produces MSGFDLAAFHRRAVEIDSTDSVEAMRESLVETLDAAGCDPTVDELGNVLATVGAADPDAAADADAHLVLNTHIDTVPPHLPYERRADPPGDERVDGSGDEGAGDIVCGRGACDAKGPLAALLDAFLTVEPDEGAVTLAVSVDEETTQTGGAHLAETVDADGYIVGEPTGLDVCTAAKGQFEGTVTIRGESAHAADPGSGMNAIRAAAPILQAMESYDQERGPDDHESLGQALLTASMISGGEATNQVPAECAITFDRRSVPPETSATFCTELEAHLAQWLPSGMDLDVALIRPDTPFPEAFATDADAELVRTLQDASGGAVRPFGAATEASYFAERGPTVVFGPGELADDVGAIAHSKREYVRLSDVRTAARALRETLERLV; this is translated from the coding sequence ATGAGCGGGTTCGACCTCGCGGCGTTCCACCGACGGGCCGTCGAAATCGACTCGACCGACTCCGTCGAGGCGATGCGCGAGTCGCTCGTCGAGACGCTCGACGCCGCCGGATGCGACCCGACGGTAGACGAGTTGGGGAACGTCCTCGCCACGGTCGGCGCGGCCGACCCGGACGCGGCGGCCGACGCGGACGCTCACCTCGTCCTCAACACCCACATCGACACCGTCCCGCCGCATCTCCCCTACGAACGCCGAGCCGATCCGCCGGGTGACGAGCGAGTCGACGGGAGCGGAGACGAGGGAGCGGGCGATATCGTCTGCGGTCGCGGTGCCTGCGATGCGAAGGGACCGCTTGCCGCGCTGCTGGACGCCTTTCTCACCGTCGAACCCGACGAGGGCGCGGTGACGCTGGCGGTCTCCGTCGACGAGGAGACGACCCAGACCGGCGGGGCGCACCTCGCGGAGACCGTCGACGCCGACGGCTACATCGTGGGGGAACCGACCGGACTGGACGTCTGTACCGCCGCGAAGGGGCAGTTCGAGGGGACGGTGACCATCCGCGGCGAGAGCGCCCACGCCGCCGACCCGGGGAGCGGCATGAACGCGATTCGGGCGGCCGCGCCCATTCTGCAAGCGATGGAGAGCTACGACCAAGAACGGGGGCCCGACGACCACGAGTCGCTCGGGCAGGCCCTGCTGACGGCGTCGATGATTTCGGGCGGCGAGGCGACCAATCAGGTCCCCGCGGAGTGCGCCATCACCTTCGACCGACGGAGCGTCCCGCCGGAGACCAGCGCGACCTTCTGTACCGAACTGGAAGCGCACCTCGCCCAGTGGCTCCCGAGCGGAATGGACCTCGACGTGGCGCTCATCCGCCCCGACACGCCGTTTCCCGAGGCGTTCGCCACCGACGCCGACGCGGAACTCGTCCGGACGCTACAGGACGCGAGCGGCGGCGCGGTCCGACCGTTCGGCGCGGCGACGGAGGCGTCGTACTTCGCCGAGCGCGGCCCGACGGTCGTGTTCGGACCGGGCGAACTGGCCGACGACGTGGGCGCGATCGCCCACTCCAAACGCGAGTACGTCCGGCTCTCGGACGTGCGGACGGCCGCGCGCGCGCTGCGCGAGACGCTCGAACGGCTCGTCTAG
- a CDS encoding phosphoribosyltransferase, which yields MFANRTEAGERLAAAIARANVDADIVLAIPRGGLPVGRAVADALDTPLDVVVARKVGAPGNPELAVAAVADDGTTWRNESLIGSFDLSPEYMDEETEHEQRAAKEKFDRYRGDRPPLELAGKRVLVVDDGLATGATMRACVQRVRDAGAASVVVAVPVASPETANEFERVADGVVAVETPPNFAAVGQFYRDFSQVSDDEAMALLD from the coding sequence ATGTTCGCAAACCGCACGGAGGCCGGGGAGCGACTCGCCGCGGCGATAGCGCGGGCGAACGTCGACGCGGACATCGTGCTGGCGATTCCTCGGGGCGGGCTTCCGGTCGGGCGAGCGGTCGCGGACGCGCTCGACACGCCGCTCGACGTCGTCGTCGCCCGGAAGGTCGGCGCGCCGGGCAACCCCGAACTCGCCGTCGCCGCCGTCGCGGACGACGGGACGACGTGGCGCAACGAGTCCCTCATCGGCTCGTTCGACCTCTCGCCGGAGTACATGGACGAGGAGACCGAACACGAACAGCGGGCGGCCAAGGAGAAGTTCGATCGCTACCGCGGCGACCGGCCGCCGCTGGAACTCGCAGGCAAGCGCGTTCTCGTCGTCGACGACGGGCTGGCGACGGGCGCGACGATGCGGGCCTGCGTCCAGCGCGTCCGAGACGCGGGCGCGGCGAGCGTCGTCGTCGCCGTCCCCGTCGCCTCGCCCGAGACCGCGAACGAATTCGAACGCGTCGCCGACGGCGTCGTCGCCGTCGAGACGCCCCCGAACTTCGCCGCCGTCGGGCAGTTCTATCGGGACTTCTCGCAGGTCAGCGACGACGAGGCGATGGCGCTGCTGGACTGA
- a CDS encoding MFS transporter: MVLGTDNRVLTLAFARLADALGNSFLIIVLPLYIASGQVTLTGIAGAELLGFVLREETLIGLVLSLFGLLNSFGQPVTGRISDRTGRRRSFVLVGLLIFAVGSASYPFLSSYWAVLVARALQGVGAAFTIPATIALVNDYAESDSERGGNFGVFNTFRLIGFGFGPIIAGVVVTGGFGAEGVVSYALGGLSFSGFTAAFAVAVAGALVSFALVAVLIEDPPVAADAASKNLSVAVFDPDGNGLDSVFVLGVGTFMMATTIALFATLEGPIRARLDESTFMFSVQFAAVVIANVLLQVPVGRASDRIGRRPFVVAGFVVLVPAVYAQGLVTDPWLMLAARFVQGVAVALVFAPSLALAGDLAGQRGSGTTLSVLTMAFGLGVAAGPLASGLLYNLGGFSTPFTVGAALALIALVLTYWQVEETLSVGDDPTAAAPQD; the protein is encoded by the coding sequence ATGGTCCTCGGAACCGACAACCGCGTCTTGACCCTGGCGTTCGCTCGGTTGGCGGACGCGCTGGGCAACTCCTTCCTCATCATCGTCCTCCCGCTGTACATCGCCAGCGGGCAGGTGACGCTCACCGGCATCGCCGGGGCCGAACTGCTGGGGTTCGTCCTCCGCGAGGAGACGCTCATCGGTCTCGTCCTCTCGCTGTTCGGGCTGCTCAACTCCTTCGGTCAGCCGGTCACGGGCCGGATATCCGACCGAACCGGTCGCCGTCGGTCGTTCGTCCTCGTTGGACTCCTGATCTTCGCCGTCGGGAGCGCCTCGTATCCGTTCCTCTCCTCGTACTGGGCGGTGCTCGTGGCGCGGGCGCTCCAGGGCGTCGGCGCGGCGTTCACCATCCCCGCGACCATCGCGCTGGTCAACGACTACGCCGAGAGCGACAGCGAGCGGGGCGGGAACTTCGGCGTGTTCAACACCTTCAGACTCATCGGATTCGGGTTCGGCCCCATTATCGCAGGCGTCGTCGTCACCGGCGGGTTCGGTGCCGAGGGGGTCGTCTCATACGCGCTCGGCGGTCTCTCCTTCTCGGGGTTCACCGCCGCCTTCGCCGTCGCCGTCGCCGGGGCGCTCGTCAGTTTCGCGCTGGTCGCCGTCCTCATCGAGGACCCGCCCGTCGCCGCCGACGCCGCGAGCAAGAACCTCTCGGTCGCCGTCTTCGACCCCGACGGGAACGGGCTGGACTCGGTGTTCGTCCTCGGCGTCGGGACGTTCATGATGGCGACGACCATCGCGCTGTTCGCCACGCTCGAAGGCCCGATCCGGGCGCGCTTAGACGAGTCGACGTTCATGTTCAGCGTCCAGTTCGCGGCCGTCGTCATCGCCAACGTCCTCCTGCAGGTGCCGGTCGGCCGGGCGAGCGACCGAATCGGGCGGCGGCCGTTCGTCGTCGCCGGGTTCGTCGTCCTCGTCCCGGCGGTGTACGCACAGGGCCTCGTCACCGACCCGTGGCTGATGCTCGCCGCGCGGTTCGTCCAGGGCGTCGCCGTCGCCCTCGTGTTCGCGCCGTCGCTGGCGCTGGCCGGCGACCTCGCGGGACAGCGCGGCTCCGGGACGACGCTGTCGGTGCTGACGATGGCGTTCGGCCTCGGCGTCGCCGCCGGCCCGCTCGCGTCGGGCCTGCTCTACAACCTCGGAGGGTTCAGCACGCCGTTCACCGTCGGCGCGGCGCTGGCGCTGATCGCGCTCGTCCTCACGTACTGGCAGGTCGAGGAGACGCTCTCGGTGGGCGACGACCCGACCGCGGCCGCCCCGCAGGACTGA
- a CDS encoding HalOD1 output domain-containing protein, which produces MSARERLSDAVFEAVAAREGVDPTELPEPVFPQIDPDALDDLFRGGTGRVAFRYLDYEVTVRSSGDVSVETLGDR; this is translated from the coding sequence GTGTCCGCACGCGAACGATTGAGCGACGCCGTCTTCGAAGCCGTCGCCGCTCGGGAGGGCGTCGACCCGACGGAGCTGCCGGAGCCGGTGTTCCCGCAGATAGACCCCGACGCCCTCGACGACCTGTTCAGAGGCGGAACAGGACGAGTCGCGTTCAGGTATCTCGACTACGAGGTGACAGTCCGTAGCAGCGGCGACGTCTCGGTCGAAACGCTCGGCGACCGCTGA
- the purB gene encoding adenylosuccinate lyase, whose protein sequence is MTERGPLAAVSPLDGRYARYTEPLVPYASERALMRARVEVEVEYLLALADLEATPLSIDGDQRATLRSLYEEFDDEDASVVKQLETEGYGEYAATNHDVKAIEYFVRLGMPDGLDADHWIHFGLTSEDVNNLAHRLLVKPAAEDVLVPELRDIRDTLVEMAHEYGDVPMLARTHGQPATPTTFGKEMAVYASRLGRAIGRIERAAEGLSGKLAGASGTYAAHHAAYPDVDWPAFAREFVGELGIDHEPLTTQVNPCDDLEALFDALRGANNVLLDMDLDMWLYVSDRYLGQETVEGETGSSTMPHKVNPIDFENSEGNLSKANSDLVFLGDYVTTSRLQRDLSDSTVKRNVGAAFAHCLIGYEKCQNGLAKVVPNEQAMREELDSTPEIIGEAVQTILRREGYEDAYEQVKKATRGREVTIEDFRELFADLDVSDDVRAELDALTPAGYTGIAAELADSVDGEND, encoded by the coding sequence ATGACCGAAAGAGGGCCGCTCGCCGCCGTCTCGCCGCTGGACGGCCGGTACGCCCGCTACACCGAACCGCTCGTCCCGTACGCAAGCGAGCGGGCGCTCATGCGCGCCCGCGTCGAAGTCGAAGTCGAGTACCTGCTCGCGCTCGCCGACCTGGAGGCGACGCCGCTCTCGATCGACGGCGACCAGCGAGCCACGCTGCGCTCGCTCTACGAGGAGTTCGACGACGAGGACGCGAGCGTCGTCAAGCAGCTGGAGACGGAGGGGTACGGCGAGTACGCGGCCACCAACCACGACGTGAAGGCCATCGAGTACTTCGTCCGGCTGGGGATGCCCGACGGACTGGACGCCGACCACTGGATCCACTTCGGGCTGACCAGCGAGGACGTGAACAACCTCGCCCATCGCCTGCTGGTGAAACCCGCCGCCGAGGACGTGCTCGTCCCGGAACTGCGCGATATTCGGGACACGCTCGTCGAGATGGCCCACGAGTACGGCGACGTGCCGATGCTGGCCCGCACCCACGGCCAGCCGGCGACGCCGACGACCTTCGGCAAGGAGATGGCCGTCTACGCCTCCCGGCTCGGCCGAGCTATCGGACGGATCGAACGCGCCGCCGAGGGCCTCTCGGGGAAACTCGCGGGGGCCTCGGGCACCTACGCAGCCCACCACGCCGCCTATCCCGACGTGGACTGGCCCGCCTTCGCCCGCGAGTTCGTCGGCGAGTTGGGGATCGACCACGAACCGCTGACGACGCAGGTCAACCCCTGCGACGACCTCGAAGCGCTCTTCGACGCCCTGCGCGGGGCGAACAACGTCCTGTTGGACATGGACCTCGACATGTGGCTGTACGTCTCGGACCGCTACCTCGGGCAGGAGACCGTCGAGGGCGAGACCGGCTCCTCGACGATGCCGCACAAGGTCAACCCGATCGACTTCGAGAACAGCGAGGGGAACCTCTCGAAGGCCAACTCGGACCTGGTCTTCCTCGGGGACTACGTCACCACCTCCCGCCTCCAGCGCGACCTCTCCGATTCGACGGTCAAGCGGAACGTCGGCGCGGCCTTCGCCCACTGTCTGATCGGCTACGAGAAGTGTCAGAACGGGCTGGCGAAGGTCGTCCCGAACGAGCAGGCGATGCGGGAGGAACTGGATTCGACGCCCGAGATCATCGGCGAGGCGGTCCAGACCATCCTCCGCCGGGAGGGGTACGAGGACGCTTACGAACAGGTCAAGAAGGCCACGCGCGGCCGCGAGGTGACCATCGAGGACTTCCGCGAGCTGTTCGCGGACCTCGACGTGAGCGATGACGTGCGGGCCGAACTCGACGCGCTCACGCCGGCGGGGTACACGGGAATCGCCGCCGAACTGGCCGACAGCGTCGACGGCGAGAACGACTAG
- a CDS encoding PAS domain-containing protein produces MSSGRVASEAVLAACDRLGRAHEPVTATEVADELGCESRAVADRLADLVDQGRMASKVIGEQRVWWLPGGPDDASADDASPRSATADEPTGPESGGRGPPEAGDILRRISDGFYALDDEWRFTHVNERAVELIDYRDEGLVGRDIWEVFEWAADSKLGEEYRAAMATQEPTAFEFYSPEPLSAWYEINAYPSESGLSVYFRDVTERKERQRRLERSERRYRTLVEHFPNGAVALVDDSLRYQTVGGRPPEIVDATATELESRRVRDALPAPLADELAPRYEAALGGDASTFEFEFDESVFRIRTVPIRDDDGDVFAALGMSQDITEQKERERRLRDAKSQFEAATAAGAVGTWEWDVRADRVVTDAASAEKFGLDPDAAREGVPLGQFVDAIYEADRERVEAEIEAAVESGGEYEAEYRVRDADGDLRWVVARGHVERDADGDAVRFPGALTDITERKHAERERDEHRKKLQTLFDVLPVGVVVTDGDGRFDEVNDAAKELLDIGPQDVAAISDYGQYRGRWADTGEPVAPQEWALNRILRGEKVTRPDVYEIETADGERKIVMVHGMPIRDANGNVTHGVVTLTDITARRTYQRQLEESERRYRTLAEHFPNGAVGVFDPDLRYTVAQGSELGERLPGRAELEGRRMPDVFPPDVAANLEPLFEAAVEDGETDSAATEFGGRTWRVWATPLRDASGEIFAGLSFAQDITEQVERESRLEETVEKLEASNERLESFASMLAHEIRNPVTIGQIYSRQLADADSEAASYVAEAFDRIEDMIDVMLVLARGNAAVGKPTPVAVADAVEAAWEQVDAAAAELRLSTDRRLQADPRYLQHLFRNLFENAVEHGGDAVAVTVGDLPTGFYVEDDGTGIPADEVDSVFEPGYTTAAGRGGTGLGLAFVRELARVYGWECTVTESERGGARFEFTGVN; encoded by the coding sequence ATGAGTTCCGGCCGCGTCGCATCCGAGGCCGTACTCGCCGCCTGTGATCGGCTGGGGCGCGCCCACGAGCCGGTCACGGCGACCGAGGTCGCCGACGAGCTCGGATGCGAGAGTCGAGCAGTCGCCGACAGGCTCGCCGACTTAGTCGATCAGGGGCGGATGGCGAGTAAGGTGATCGGCGAGCAGCGAGTCTGGTGGCTGCCCGGTGGGCCCGACGACGCGAGCGCCGACGACGCATCGCCGCGGAGCGCGACCGCGGACGAGCCGACGGGCCCGGAAAGCGGTGGGAGAGGACCACCGGAGGCGGGAGATATCCTCCGTCGCATCTCCGACGGGTTCTACGCGCTCGACGACGAGTGGCGGTTCACGCACGTCAACGAGCGAGCCGTCGAGCTGATCGACTATCGGGACGAGGGGTTGGTCGGCCGCGACATCTGGGAGGTCTTCGAGTGGGCGGCCGACTCGAAGCTCGGCGAGGAATACCGGGCCGCGATGGCGACACAGGAACCGACCGCCTTCGAGTTCTACTCCCCGGAGCCGCTCTCGGCGTGGTACGAGATCAACGCGTATCCGTCCGAGAGCGGCCTCTCGGTGTATTTCCGGGACGTCACCGAGCGCAAGGAGCGCCAGCGGCGACTCGAACGGAGCGAGCGCCGCTATCGGACGCTCGTCGAGCACTTCCCGAACGGCGCCGTCGCGCTCGTCGACGACTCCCTACGCTACCAGACCGTCGGCGGGAGACCGCCCGAGATCGTCGACGCGACGGCGACGGAACTGGAGAGCCGGCGCGTCAGGGACGCGCTCCCCGCGCCGCTCGCCGACGAACTCGCCCCCCGGTACGAGGCGGCGCTCGGCGGCGACGCGAGCACGTTCGAGTTCGAGTTCGACGAGAGCGTCTTCCGTATTCGGACGGTCCCGATCAGAGACGACGACGGCGACGTCTTCGCGGCGCTGGGAATGTCGCAAGACATCACCGAGCAGAAAGAGCGAGAGCGCCGCTTGCGCGACGCGAAGTCCCAGTTCGAGGCCGCGACCGCGGCGGGAGCGGTCGGAACCTGGGAGTGGGACGTCCGGGCGGACCGCGTGGTCACGGACGCCGCGTCCGCCGAGAAGTTCGGACTCGACCCGGACGCTGCCCGCGAAGGCGTGCCGCTGGGTCAGTTCGTCGACGCGATATACGAGGCCGACCGCGAACGGGTCGAGGCGGAGATCGAAGCCGCCGTCGAGTCGGGCGGCGAGTACGAGGCGGAGTACCGCGTCCGGGACGCCGACGGCGACCTCCGCTGGGTCGTGGCTCGCGGGCACGTCGAGCGCGACGCCGACGGCGACGCCGTGCGGTTCCCCGGCGCGCTCACCGACATCACCGAGCGCAAACACGCCGAACGGGAGCGGGACGAACACCGGAAGAAACTCCAGACGCTCTTCGACGTGCTCCCGGTCGGCGTCGTCGTCACCGACGGCGACGGCCGGTTCGACGAGGTCAACGACGCGGCGAAGGAACTGCTCGATATCGGCCCGCAGGACGTCGCGGCGATTTCGGATTACGGTCAGTACCGCGGCCGCTGGGCCGACACCGGCGAGCCGGTCGCGCCACAGGAGTGGGCGCTGAACCGCATCCTCCGCGGCGAGAAAGTGACTCGGCCGGACGTCTACGAGATCGAGACCGCCGACGGTGAACGGAAGATCGTGATGGTCCACGGGATGCCGATCCGCGACGCGAACGGGAACGTGACGCACGGCGTCGTCACGCTCACGGACATCACCGCGCGTCGGACCTACCAGCGCCAACTCGAGGAGAGCGAGCGCCGCTACCGCACGCTCGCCGAGCACTTCCCGAACGGCGCCGTCGGCGTCTTCGACCCCGACCTCCGGTACACGGTGGCACAGGGGAGCGAACTGGGGGAGCGACTGCCCGGTCGAGCGGAACTCGAGGGGAGACGGATGCCGGACGTCTTCCCACCGGACGTGGCCGCAAACCTCGAACCCCTGTTCGAGGCGGCCGTCGAAGACGGTGAGACCGATAGCGCCGCGACGGAGTTCGGCGGCCGGACGTGGCGCGTGTGGGCGACCCCGCTTCGCGACGCGAGCGGCGAGATCTTCGCCGGCCTGAGCTTCGCGCAGGACATCACCGAACAGGTCGAGCGCGAGTCGCGCTTAGAGGAGACCGTCGAGAAACTCGAGGCGTCCAACGAGCGCCTGGAGAGCTTCGCCAGCATGCTCGCCCACGAGATCCGCAATCCGGTCACCATCGGCCAGATATACAGCCGGCAACTCGCAGACGCCGACTCGGAAGCGGCGTCCTACGTCGCGGAGGCGTTCGACCGCATCGAGGACATGATCGACGTCATGCTCGTCCTCGCGAGGGGCAACGCCGCGGTCGGAAAGCCCACGCCGGTCGCCGTAGCCGACGCCGTCGAAGCGGCGTGGGAGCAAGTCGACGCCGCGGCCGCCGAGTTGCGGCTCTCGACGGACAGACGACTGCAGGCCGACCCCCGCTATCTCCAGCACCTGTTCCGGAACCTCTTCGAGAACGCGGTCGAACACGGCGGCGACGCCGTCGCGGTGACCGTCGGCGACCTCCCAACCGGGTTCTACGTCGAAGACGACGGCACCGGCATCCCCGCCGACGAGGTCGACAGCGTCTTCGAGCCCGGGTACACGACGGCCGCGGGACGGGGCGGTACCGGTCTCGGGCTGGCGTTCGTGCGGGAACTCGCCCGGGTGTACGGCTGGGAGTGTACGGTGACCGAGAGCGAGCGCGGCGGCGCGCGCTTCGAGTTCACCGGCGTAAACTGA
- a CDS encoding PrsW family intramembrane metalloprotease: MSDDESDPVAAALSGSTDLYDIADWEPRSALDGISVSLYGLLHASRRWLLIVLALLLFVAQLAATILLAIRQPELGVLAALSAVPALAIVGYLWYGDPTNREPLEPLAITFVLSILFASIAALVNTLLNPLFQFVPVVGMVLYFFLVVGPIEETVKWLAVRVGAFGSINAVVDGVVYGAVAGLGFASIENALYISQGYTQALSAQDAGEPIVAALQTATSRAFVGPGHVLYSSFAGYYLGLAKFNSDNAGPIVVKGILIAAVIHAIYNTSVTYLPQLIPGWNLLLFVGFVISFDLVVGYLLYRKLKRYQSHYHRATSG; this comes from the coding sequence GTGTCAGACGACGAGTCCGATCCAGTCGCCGCAGCACTGTCCGGTTCGACAGATCTCTACGACATCGCCGACTGGGAGCCGCGGTCGGCGCTCGACGGGATATCGGTCAGCCTCTACGGGCTGTTACACGCCTCCCGACGGTGGCTCCTCATCGTGCTCGCCCTGTTGCTGTTCGTCGCGCAACTGGCGGCGACGATCCTGCTGGCGATTCGCCAGCCGGAACTGGGGGTTCTGGCGGCGCTGTCGGCGGTGCCCGCGCTGGCCATCGTCGGCTATCTCTGGTACGGCGACCCGACGAACAGGGAGCCGCTCGAACCGCTCGCCATCACGTTCGTCCTCTCGATTCTCTTCGCCAGCATCGCCGCGCTCGTGAACACGCTGCTCAACCCGCTGTTTCAGTTCGTCCCCGTCGTCGGGATGGTGCTGTACTTCTTCCTCGTCGTCGGTCCCATCGAGGAGACGGTGAAGTGGCTCGCGGTGCGGGTCGGCGCGTTCGGCTCCATCAACGCCGTCGTCGACGGCGTCGTCTACGGGGCCGTCGCCGGACTCGGGTTCGCCAGCATCGAGAACGCGCTGTACATCTCACAGGGATACACCCAGGCGCTGTCGGCTCAAGACGCCGGGGAGCCCATCGTCGCGGCGCTACAGACGGCGACGAGCCGGGCGTTCGTCGGTCCCGGCCACGTCCTCTACTCCTCCTTCGCGGGCTACTACCTCGGGCTGGCGAAGTTCAACAGCGATAACGCCGGCCCCATCGTGGTGAAGGGGATCCTCATCGCGGCGGTCATCCACGCGATCTACAACACGTCGGTGACGTACTTGCCGCAGCTGATTCCGGGGTGGAACCTCCTGCTGTTCGTCGGGTTCGTCATCAGTTTCGACCTCGTCGTCGGGTATCTGCTGTATCGGAAGCTCAAGCGCTATCAGTCGCACTACCACCGGGCGACGAGCGGCTGA